The proteins below come from a single Pedobacter aquae genomic window:
- the ligA gene encoding NAD-dependent DNA ligase LigA: protein MSTVQIKEQIAALVKELKQHNYNYYVLAMPSISDYDFDIKLKELEALEKQYPELVHPDSPTLKVGGEITKSFKTVVHKWPMLSLGNTYNAQDLIDFDQRIKKAIGDNFQYVCELKFDGLSISLTYENGKLLKAVTRGDGTKGDDVTANIKTLRSIPLSVPHQNVPEHFEIRGEVFMHKAAFEKLNQERIEQGEQAYANPRNFASGTVKMQDSAEVAKRPLDCFLYFLYADQNPFKTHWESLQAVKNWGFHVSEESKLCNTIEDVLLFIESWETKRFHLSYDIDGIVIKVNSYAQQQELGFTAKSPRWAISYKYKAQEVETTLEKVTYQVGRTGAVTPVANLKPVLLAGTTVKRATLHNANEISRLDLHENDTVLVEKGGEIIPKVIRVNLEKRKADAAKINYLENCPECGTQLIRKEGEAVHYCPNDEGCPPQIVGKMQHFISRKAMNIDGIGSETIEALYQKGLIRHISDIYLLKNHETTLKSMDRFGEKSVNNMLDGIERSKQVPFEKVLFGLGIRYIGETVAKKLAFHFKNIQALQNASFEELITADEIGERIAQSILEYFADEKHQQEINRLKEIGLQFEIEEKEVILQSSKLAGQTFVISGVFEQYSRDELKDIIESNGGKILSGISGKLNYLVAGDNMGPSKLEKANKLNIPIITDAALLKMLEE, encoded by the coding sequence ATGTCAACGGTACAAATAAAAGAGCAAATAGCAGCATTAGTAAAAGAGCTAAAACAGCATAATTACAATTATTATGTGTTAGCTATGCCAAGCATTTCTGATTACGATTTCGACATCAAGCTAAAAGAATTAGAAGCTCTTGAAAAACAGTATCCAGAACTTGTACACCCTGATTCTCCTACTTTAAAAGTTGGCGGAGAAATTACTAAAAGCTTCAAAACCGTTGTTCATAAATGGCCCATGCTTTCCTTAGGCAATACCTATAATGCACAAGATTTAATAGATTTTGATCAAAGAATTAAAAAAGCCATAGGCGATAATTTTCAATACGTTTGCGAGTTAAAATTTGATGGTTTATCTATCAGTTTAACTTATGAAAACGGAAAATTACTAAAAGCCGTTACCCGTGGAGATGGCACCAAGGGCGATGATGTAACCGCAAATATCAAAACATTAAGAAGTATCCCGCTGAGTGTCCCTCATCAAAATGTTCCAGAACATTTTGAGATACGTGGTGAGGTTTTCATGCATAAAGCTGCTTTTGAAAAACTTAACCAAGAACGTATAGAACAGGGCGAACAAGCTTATGCAAATCCAAGAAACTTTGCATCTGGAACTGTAAAAATGCAAGATTCTGCCGAAGTTGCTAAACGCCCGCTAGACTGCTTTTTGTATTTCCTTTATGCAGACCAAAATCCGTTTAAAACGCATTGGGAAAGTTTGCAAGCTGTAAAAAATTGGGGTTTTCATGTTTCTGAGGAAAGTAAACTATGCAATACCATTGAAGATGTTTTGCTATTTATAGAAAGCTGGGAGACTAAAAGATTTCACTTAAGCTACGACATTGATGGTATCGTTATTAAGGTAAATAGCTATGCCCAACAACAAGAATTAGGCTTTACAGCGAAATCTCCACGTTGGGCAATCAGTTATAAATATAAAGCTCAAGAAGTAGAAACCACTTTAGAAAAAGTAACTTACCAAGTTGGTAGAACCGGGGCTGTAACGCCTGTAGCTAATTTAAAACCTGTTTTATTGGCGGGTACAACAGTAAAAAGAGCAACTTTACACAACGCTAACGAAATTTCAAGACTTGATTTACATGAAAACGATACTGTTTTAGTAGAAAAAGGCGGAGAAATTATCCCGAAGGTTATACGCGTAAATCTAGAAAAAAGAAAAGCCGATGCTGCAAAAATCAATTATTTAGAAAATTGTCCAGAGTGCGGCACACAGCTCATCAGGAAAGAGGGAGAAGCTGTTCATTATTGCCCTAATGACGAGGGTTGTCCACCACAAATTGTAGGTAAAATGCAGCATTTCATCAGCCGTAAGGCAATGAATATTGATGGAATAGGTTCTGAAACTATAGAAGCGCTTTATCAGAAAGGCTTAATTAGGCATATTAGCGATATATACTTATTAAAAAACCACGAAACTACCTTAAAAAGTATGGATAGGTTTGGAGAAAAATCTGTCAATAACATGCTAGATGGTATAGAGCGCTCTAAGCAAGTGCCCTTTGAAAAAGTGCTTTTCGGCTTAGGAATCAGATATATTGGTGAAACTGTTGCTAAAAAATTAGCTTTTCATTTTAAAAATATCCAAGCTTTACAAAATGCTTCTTTTGAAGAGCTCATTACAGCAGATGAAATTGGAGAACGCATAGCACAAAGTATTTTAGAATATTTTGCTGATGAAAAACATCAACAAGAAATAAATCGCTTAAAAGAAATAGGTTTACAGTTTGAAATTGAAGAAAAGGAAGTAATTTTACAGAGTTCAAAATTAGCTGGCCAAACTTTCGTTATATCGGGTGTGTTTGAACAATACAGTCGAGATGAGCTTAAAGACATCATTGAAAGTAATGGAGGTAAAATATTGAGCGGTATCTCTGGCAAGTTAAATTACTTGGTAGCCGGCGATAATATGGGGCCTTCTAAATTAGAAAAAGCCAATAAATTAAACATTCCTATCATTACTGATGCGGCTCTTTTAAAGATGTTGGAGGAATAA
- a CDS encoding LytR/AlgR family response regulator transcription factor: protein MENQEIKNNKKRYNKQVVGGAFLVIGSALLAKQMDPNITVLEECNNGFEGLKAIKEHEPDLIFLDIQMPKITGFEMLELLDQKPQVIFTTAFEEYAIKAFEANAIDYLLKPFDQQRFNKAITKCLSEQLTQNFKTVLEEASLTPAQNERVVVKTGSKIKILPVYDIIYLEADDDYVNIHTPEGAFLKNKTMSFFEKNLSEKEFIRIHRSYIVKLDQITKIENYEKDSHIVLLRNGQKLPVSKNGYPKLRAALGM from the coding sequence ATGGAAAATCAAGAAATAAAAAACAATAAAAAAAGATACAACAAACAAGTTGTTGGAGGTGCCTTCCTCGTTATAGGCTCGGCATTATTAGCTAAACAAATGGATCCAAACATTACTGTTTTAGAAGAATGCAATAATGGTTTTGAGGGCTTAAAAGCCATCAAAGAACATGAACCTGATTTGATTTTCTTAGACATACAAATGCCTAAAATTACTGGCTTTGAGATGCTTGAACTGCTAGATCAAAAACCTCAAGTTATTTTCACCACTGCTTTTGAAGAATATGCCATCAAAGCTTTTGAGGCAAATGCCATAGATTATTTACTAAAACCTTTTGATCAACAGCGTTTTAATAAAGCCATAACAAAATGCTTGTCAGAACAGCTAACACAAAATTTTAAAACTGTTTTAGAAGAAGCTTCTTTAACCCCGGCACAAAATGAACGTGTTGTAGTTAAAACAGGTAGTAAAATTAAAATCCTCCCTGTTTATGATATTATCTATTTAGAAGCCGATGATGATTATGTGAACATACATACTCCAGAAGGCGCTTTTCTAAAAAATAAAACCATGAGCTTTTTTGAGAAAAACCTATCTGAAAAAGAATTTATTAGGATTCATCGCTCCTATATCGTAAAGCTAGATCAAATTACTAAAATAGAAAACTACGAAAAAGATAGTCATATCGTGTTACTTAGAAATGGCCAAAAACTCCCCGTAAGCAAAAATGGTTATCCAAAATTAAGAGCTGCATTAGGGATGTAA
- a CDS encoding multidrug effflux MFS transporter, whose translation MAEKNRFYIILSLGILSAVGPFSIDMYLPAFPVMADNLNTTVPHIQLSLSSYFIGISLGQLIYGPLIDRFGRLIPLFTGLFIYLLTCIACAFANTADTLIVMRFFQALGSCAGMVISRAMVRDIFPVSENARIFSLLMLVIGVSPILAPTLGGYMSSGLGWRSIFIFLILLAVFTIYMCYKYLPESKPADKTMSLKPKAVLEDFWFAFSEPRFIYYALAGGIASAAMFAYIAGSTFVFIELFGFTEKQYGWLFALNAIGLISASQLNSKLLKKYPIGMIIKNSSRVQLTTVLLLAILSAAQLLNVYSTLILIWIFMSALGFFSPNTSALSMAPFDKKAGIASALLGCFQMLFSALASFAVSFLHDGTAFPMIGVMAFCIICSFSLVYIGQRQAKKYHA comes from the coding sequence ATGGCAGAAAAAAACAGGTTCTATATCATTTTATCACTTGGAATTTTATCTGCCGTGGGTCCGTTTAGCATTGATATGTATTTACCGGCTTTCCCGGTAATGGCAGATAATTTAAATACTACAGTACCGCATATACAACTATCTTTAAGCAGCTATTTTATTGGAATTTCTTTAGGCCAACTTATTTACGGTCCTCTAATAGATAGGTTTGGCAGATTAATTCCTCTTTTTACAGGCCTATTTATATACCTACTTACCTGTATTGCTTGTGCCTTTGCAAACACTGCCGATACTTTAATTGTGATGCGATTTTTTCAGGCTTTAGGAAGTTGTGCAGGCATGGTTATTTCCAGAGCCATGGTAAGGGATATTTTCCCGGTAAGTGAAAACGCAAGAATTTTTTCTTTATTGATGTTGGTTATTGGCGTATCGCCTATACTTGCTCCTACATTAGGTGGTTATATGAGTAGCGGTTTAGGCTGGCGCTCTATATTTATTTTTTTAATTCTATTAGCTGTCTTCACCATTTACATGTGCTATAAATATTTGCCAGAAAGTAAACCTGCAGATAAAACCATGTCTTTAAAACCCAAAGCAGTATTAGAAGATTTTTGGTTTGCTTTTTCTGAACCACGCTTTATTTACTACGCTCTTGCTGGCGGTATAGCATCAGCAGCTATGTTTGCTTATATAGCGGGTTCTACCTTTGTTTTTATTGAACTTTTTGGTTTTACAGAAAAACAATATGGCTGGTTATTTGCATTAAATGCTATTGGTTTAATAAGTGCCAGCCAATTAAACAGTAAATTACTTAAGAAATATCCTATAGGGATGATTATAAAAAACTCAAGTAGGGTACAACTTACTACAGTTTTATTACTCGCTATATTATCAGCAGCACAATTGTTAAATGTTTACAGCACTTTAATTTTGATATGGATATTCATGTCGGCTTTAGGTTTCTTTTCTCCCAATACCTCAGCATTATCTATGGCGCCATTTGATAAAAAAGCGGGTATAGCATCTGCTTTATTAGGGTGTTTCCAGATGCTTTTTAGTGCTTTAGCATCCTTTGCTGTAAGTTTTTTACATGATGGTACAGCCTTTCCTATGATAGGGGTAATGGCCTTCTGTATTATTTGTAGTTTTTCTTTGGTTTATATTGGCCAAAGGCAAGCAAAGAAATATCACGCCTAA
- a CDS encoding DUF3891 family protein yields MFVNLKKEFIPTEHFESLKFAIYQHDRAWIIPDSEPIWNDKLQKPFDFIAYPENIKLHFYKLGIEQVDQANSYAALICSMHYSSFFANSETEYGISFYERETLRQKHLIQRLKIQTSTYLNYQLKVLQLCDDLSLYACMNNPGVDKKNEHPLFKDGFNNSEFFHDNGEQRIIANYQDKNIIKFNSNLFEKPFEIKITFKKILKENIQNEGLLTAFTKQPWFYHNIKII; encoded by the coding sequence ATTTTTGTAAACTTAAAGAAAGAGTTTATACCTACAGAACATTTTGAATCGTTAAAATTTGCTATTTACCAACATGATAGGGCTTGGATTATTCCAGACTCTGAGCCAATTTGGAACGATAAGCTTCAAAAACCTTTTGATTTTATAGCGTATCCTGAGAACATAAAACTACACTTTTACAAACTTGGAATTGAGCAAGTAGACCAAGCAAATTCTTATGCCGCTTTAATTTGCAGCATGCACTACAGTAGCTTTTTTGCAAATTCTGAAACCGAGTATGGTATATCTTTTTATGAAAGAGAAACTTTAAGGCAAAAACATTTAATACAACGCTTAAAAATACAAACATCTACTTATTTAAATTACCAGTTAAAGGTATTACAGCTTTGTGATGACTTATCTTTATACGCCTGCATGAATAACCCTGGTGTAGATAAGAAAAACGAGCATCCGCTTTTTAAAGATGGCTTTAATAACTCCGAATTTTTTCATGATAATGGAGAGCAAAGGATTATTGCTAATTATCAGGATAAAAACATCATTAAGTTTAATAGCAATTTGTTTGAAAAGCCTTTTGAGATAAAAATCACTTTCAAAAAAATACTTAAAGAAAACATTCAAAACGAAGGTCTACTAACAGCCTTTACCAAGCAACCTTGGTTTTATCACAATATTAAAATCATCTAA
- the ald gene encoding alanine dehydrogenase has protein sequence MIIGVPREIKNNENRVGITPAGVHELVKRGHEVLIETHSGAASGFRNDDYEEAGAQIILTGDEVWGRADMIVKVKEPEEREYKLARKDQLIFCFFHFSSHRKLTYAMMDSGAVCLAYETVECTDKSLPILVPMSEVAGRMAIQQGARYLEKPVMGRGVLLGGVPGVTPGKVLIIGAGVVGVQAAKMASGLGAHVTIVDTNIERLRYVNDILPPHVVTMFSSEYNIRKLITNHDLIVGAVLVAGAKCPTVITRDMLKLMRPGTVIVDVSVDQGGCIETCKPTTHENPTYIVDGILHYCVTNMPGAVPYTSTIALTNSTFPYILQLADKGWKKACLDNYELLKGLNIISGEVVYREVAATFDLHYKPVHQFLDTKEEY, from the coding sequence ATGATTATAGGAGTGCCTCGCGAAATTAAAAATAATGAAAATAGAGTAGGTATTACGCCCGCTGGTGTGCATGAATTAGTGAAAAGAGGGCATGAAGTTTTAATAGAAACTCATTCTGGCGCAGCAAGTGGCTTTAGAAATGACGACTATGAAGAAGCTGGCGCTCAAATTATTTTAACAGGAGATGAGGTTTGGGGTAGGGCAGATATGATTGTTAAAGTTAAAGAACCTGAAGAACGCGAGTATAAACTTGCCAGAAAAGATCAATTGATTTTTTGTTTCTTTCATTTTTCTTCACATAGAAAGCTTACATATGCCATGATGGATAGTGGGGCTGTATGTTTAGCTTACGAAACGGTAGAATGTACAGATAAATCTTTACCTATTTTGGTGCCTATGTCTGAAGTTGCTGGCAGAATGGCTATTCAACAAGGTGCAAGATATTTAGAGAAACCAGTAATGGGCAGAGGAGTACTTTTAGGTGGCGTACCGGGTGTAACACCAGGGAAAGTTTTAATTATTGGTGCCGGTGTGGTTGGTGTGCAAGCTGCTAAAATGGCTTCCGGTTTAGGCGCTCATGTAACCATAGTTGATACCAATATAGAGCGATTAAGATATGTGAATGATATTCTACCGCCTCATGTAGTTACCATGTTTAGTAGCGAATATAACATCAGAAAGTTAATCACAAATCATGATTTAATAGTTGGTGCAGTTTTAGTTGCCGGAGCAAAATGCCCTACCGTTATTACCAGAGATATGCTAAAGCTCATGAGGCCAGGAACTGTTATCGTAGATGTGTCTGTAGACCAAGGTGGATGTATTGAGACTTGTAAGCCTACTACTCATGAAAATCCAACATATATTGTTGATGGTATTTTACATTATTGCGTAACCAATATGCCGGGCGCTGTACCTTATACTTCAACCATAGCACTCACTAATAGTACATTCCCTTATATTTTGCAACTTGCAGATAAAGGTTGGAAAAAAGCTTGTTTAGATAATTATGAACTGCTTAAAGGATTAAATATCATTAGCGGAGAAGTAGTTTATCGTGAAGTTGCAGCCACTTTTGATTTACATTATAAACCTGTACATCAATTTCTAGATACCAAAGAAGAGTATTGA
- a CDS encoding arsenate reductase, translating into MSVKVFGIPNCGSVKKARTWLEENKVEVNFHDFKKLGIDEEHLTKWCNALGWEKVVNKKGLTWRGLDEKVKEAVKDQHTAVQLMLNHTSVIKRPVIETSKAIIIGYDEAELNKLFS; encoded by the coding sequence ATGAGCGTTAAAGTATTTGGTATACCTAACTGTGGGTCTGTAAAAAAAGCAAGAACATGGTTAGAAGAAAATAAGGTTGAAGTAAATTTCCATGATTTTAAAAAGCTTGGTATAGATGAAGAACATCTAACTAAATGGTGTAATGCCTTAGGCTGGGAAAAAGTAGTCAATAAAAAAGGTTTAACTTGGCGTGGATTAGACGAAAAAGTTAAAGAAGCTGTAAAAGACCAACACACTGCCGTACAGCTGATGTTGAATCATACCAGTGTAATCAAAAGACCAGTTATAGAAACTTCCAAAGCCATAATTATTGGTTACGACGAAGCAGAACTTAATAAATTGTTTTCTTAA
- a CDS encoding alpha/beta hydrolase family protein produces the protein MKKLVLFSFFLTFNFISGTVLAQDDISYQVPVKEIADLLLAKPTPSVSIDDQASWLLLSDRNSYPSVEELALPEYRIAGLRINPKNYAPSRQVFINNFSLKSLKSQQIFQVKGLPTPMFASNINWNPSENKIAFTNTSSSGVDLYVIDIATQTAKKINKSYLNTVLGAGIIWLNDQTLVYRVITKPALAAPVKPLKPKGPTIQINLGKTAPSATFQDLIKSPYDESLFEFFATSQLVKNTNGLETKIGKPAIYSSVSLSPDRKYFLTSTIEKPFSYLVSAYGFPSTVSITDLAGKTVKVLANLPSREGTPSGYDNLQDVPRGFDWRDDEAATIIWAKPLDGGLIKADVPFHDAVYSLSSPFIGTEKELFKTETRFRGVQWGNSDLALVYEGLRSKQTTKVSLYNPTTKKVELLYSRNQTDAYNDPGNPITAKNKYGRNVIITVDNGKKLLLNNTTGASPKGDMPFLAKFDLTTKKNEIIWRSAEGTFEYVTSVINPEKLIIVTRKESQKMAPNYYLKNFSSPENDIVLTDFKNPYPSLEGVKKEKISYKRADGIDLTGDLYLPKGYDKVKDGPLPTIIWAYPREFNSAADAAQIRGSENRFTTISWASPIFWATRGYAVLDNAEMPIVAKGDQKPNDTFVQQLTLNAEAAINKLVDLGVGDRNRMAVGGHSYGAFMTANLLAHTKLFAAGIARSGAYNRTLTPFGFQNEERTYWQVPKLYYEMSPFSYADKIKTPILLIHGDSDDNPGTFPINSERLFNAIKGAGGTVKFVFLPYEAHSYRGRENILHMLYEQDQWLENYVKNKAK, from the coding sequence ATGAAAAAATTAGTTCTATTTTCCTTCTTTTTAACTTTTAACTTTATATCTGGTACTGTTCTGGCTCAAGATGATATTAGTTATCAAGTACCAGTAAAAGAAATTGCTGATTTACTACTAGCAAAGCCTACACCTTCAGTAAGTATAGATGACCAAGCAAGCTGGTTACTTTTAAGTGATCGTAATTCTTATCCTTCTGTAGAAGAATTAGCTCTTCCTGAGTATAGGATTGCAGGTTTAAGGATTAATCCTAAAAATTATGCTCCAAGTAGGCAAGTTTTTATAAATAATTTCAGTTTAAAAAGCTTAAAATCTCAGCAAATTTTTCAAGTAAAGGGTCTTCCAACTCCAATGTTTGCTTCCAATATTAATTGGAACCCATCAGAAAATAAAATTGCTTTTACCAATACATCTAGTTCTGGTGTAGATCTTTACGTTATTGATATTGCTACTCAAACTGCAAAAAAAATTAATAAGTCTTATCTTAATACAGTTCTTGGGGCAGGTATTATTTGGCTTAATGATCAAACCTTAGTTTACAGAGTAATAACAAAACCAGCTTTGGCTGCACCAGTAAAACCTTTAAAGCCAAAAGGACCTACAATTCAAATTAATTTGGGTAAAACAGCACCTAGTGCAACCTTTCAAGATTTAATAAAATCTCCTTACGATGAAAGTTTATTTGAGTTTTTCGCAACTTCTCAATTGGTTAAAAATACTAATGGTTTAGAAACTAAAATTGGTAAGCCCGCAATTTATAGTAGTGTTTCTTTATCTCCTGACAGAAAATACTTCCTAACCAGTACAATAGAAAAACCCTTTTCTTATTTAGTATCTGCTTATGGTTTTCCTTCAACTGTTAGTATTACAGATTTAGCAGGTAAAACAGTAAAAGTGTTAGCAAATTTACCATCAAGAGAAGGAACTCCATCTGGTTATGATAATTTGCAGGATGTTCCTAGGGGTTTTGATTGGCGTGATGATGAGGCGGCTACAATAATATGGGCTAAGCCTTTAGATGGAGGATTAATTAAAGCTGATGTGCCCTTTCATGATGCAGTTTATTCATTAAGTTCCCCTTTTATCGGTACAGAAAAAGAATTATTTAAAACTGAAACGCGTTTCCGTGGAGTGCAATGGGGAAATTCAGATTTGGCATTGGTTTATGAAGGTTTAAGAAGTAAACAAACTACAAAAGTGAGTTTATATAATCCTACTACAAAAAAAGTTGAATTGTTGTACTCTCGTAATCAAACAGATGCTTATAACGATCCCGGAAATCCAATAACAGCTAAAAATAAATATGGAAGAAATGTTATTATTACTGTAGATAATGGCAAAAAATTATTACTTAACAATACTACAGGGGCTTCGCCAAAAGGCGATATGCCTTTTCTAGCTAAGTTTGATTTAACGACGAAGAAAAATGAGATTATTTGGAGAAGTGCAGAAGGTACTTTTGAATATGTGACTAGTGTGATAAATCCAGAGAAATTAATAATAGTAACTCGTAAAGAGAGTCAGAAGATGGCCCCAAACTATTATCTTAAAAACTTTAGTTCTCCAGAGAATGATATTGTATTAACAGATTTTAAGAATCCATATCCATCTTTAGAAGGTGTTAAAAAGGAAAAAATATCTTACAAAAGAGCAGATGGGATAGATTTAACTGGAGATTTGTATCTGCCTAAAGGATATGATAAAGTTAAGGATGGACCTCTACCTACTATAATTTGGGCATATCCACGCGAATTTAATTCTGCTGCAGATGCAGCTCAGATTAGAGGTTCTGAAAATAGGTTTACTACCATTAGTTGGGCTTCACCCATATTTTGGGCTACAAGAGGTTACGCAGTTTTAGATAATGCAGAAATGCCAATTGTTGCCAAAGGCGATCAAAAACCTAACGATACTTTTGTCCAACAACTTACATTAAATGCAGAGGCTGCAATTAATAAATTAGTTGATTTAGGTGTGGGCGATAGAAATAGAATGGCAGTTGGAGGGCATAGCTATGGCGCTTTTATGACAGCAAATTTATTGGCTCATACTAAATTATTTGCAGCTGGTATCGCTAGGAGTGGAGCATATAATCGTACTTTAACACCTTTTGGCTTCCAAAATGAAGAGCGTACCTATTGGCAAGTTCCTAAATTGTATTATGAGATGAGTCCGTTTAGTTATGCCGATAAGATTAAAACACCAATACTTTTGATACACGGAGATAGTGATGATAACCCAGGGACTTTTCCAATAAATAGCGAGCGTTTATTTAACGCTATTAAAGGTGCCGGCGGAACAGTGAAATTTGTTTTCTTACCTTATGAAGCACACAGCTACAGAGGTCGGGAAAATATTTTGCATATGCTTTATGAGCAAGATCAATGGTTAGAAAATTATGTGAAAAATAAAGCTAAATAA
- a CDS encoding zinc ribbon domain-containing protein YjdM: MSNNNNCPQCGSEFTYPEQDHMVCSQCFNEWIPKEEEEMETNVTDKVLDANGNELIDGDTVILIKDLPVKGSPKPMKIGTKVKNIRLTAGDHNISCKVDGFGAMYLKSEFVKKA; the protein is encoded by the coding sequence ATGAGCAATAACAATAACTGTCCACAATGTGGGTCTGAATTTACCTATCCAGAACAAGATCATATGGTTTGTTCTCAGTGTTTCAACGAATGGATACCAAAGGAGGAGGAAGAAATGGAAACTAACGTTACAGATAAAGTATTAGATGCAAATGGGAATGAGTTAATTGATGGAGATACGGTTATTTTAATAAAAGACCTCCCTGTAAAAGGTTCTCCTAAACCTATGAAAATTGGCACTAAAGTGAAGAATATTCGCCTTACCGCTGGCGATCATAACATTTCTTGTAAGGTAGATGGTTTTGGAGCTATGTATTTAAAATCAGAGTTTGTAAAGAAGGCTTAG
- a CDS encoding oxygenase MpaB family protein: protein MMLDLNKFRQVGDPLADDFIAGYFSNTDNKKKLDLALAKLKTNVNWPKFLTEIPEAAFFDEELKRIGFVNLKVRKDALAFYRSKSTYILQLLGLLSLPYCYAAADGAMVLYQTERMYKDVAKRLEETGMFVASMMNPKGFDEAGDAKVQLFKVRIMHAAGRYYILKGNWDDNLGLPVNQEDLAGTNLSFSLIIIRGLRKMGFTISYQEQMAYINYWSWIGAVLGLTPELLPQNGKQALDLEKAISSRHFKPSIAGKQLTKSLLDCFYSLNDEKQIKNIEIAGFMRFLLGDEVSDILDIPKQKFPVSKQLLLKLKATVS, encoded by the coding sequence ATGATGTTAGATTTAAATAAGTTTAGACAAGTAGGGGACCCACTTGCAGATGATTTTATTGCAGGCTATTTTTCTAATACAGACAATAAAAAGAAATTAGATTTAGCATTAGCCAAATTAAAAACCAATGTCAATTGGCCTAAATTTTTAACTGAAATACCCGAAGCTGCATTTTTTGATGAAGAATTAAAAAGAATTGGATTTGTAAACTTGAAAGTAAGAAAAGATGCTTTAGCGTTTTACAGGAGTAAATCAACCTACATTCTCCAGCTTTTAGGCTTATTATCTTTACCTTACTGTTACGCTGCTGCTGATGGCGCCATGGTTCTTTACCAAACAGAAAGAATGTATAAGGATGTAGCCAAGAGATTAGAAGAAACAGGAATGTTTGTAGCTTCTATGATGAACCCAAAAGGCTTTGATGAAGCTGGTGATGCTAAAGTTCAGCTCTTTAAGGTAAGGATTATGCATGCTGCTGGTAGATATTATATTTTAAAAGGGAATTGGGATGATAATTTAGGCTTGCCAGTGAATCAAGAAGATTTAGCTGGAACCAACCTTTCTTTTTCTTTGATTATAATTAGAGGATTAAGAAAAATGGGTTTTACTATTTCTTATCAGGAACAAATGGCTTATATTAATTATTGGAGTTGGATTGGAGCTGTTTTAGGGCTCACACCAGAGCTATTACCCCAAAATGGAAAACAAGCTTTAGATTTAGAAAAGGCAATTAGTAGCAGGCATTTTAAACCATCAATTGCTGGAAAACAATTGACTAAATCTTTACTCGACTGTTTTTACAGTTTAAATGATGAGAAACAAATCAAAAATATAGAAATAGCTGGTTTTATGCGGTTTTTATTAGGAGATGAGGTTTCGGATATATTGGATATTCCTAAACAGAAATTCCCGGTTTCTAAACAGTTATTGTTAAAATTGAAAGCAACGGTTTCTTAA
- the rpsL gene encoding 30S ribosomal protein S12, whose amino-acid sequence MPTIQQLVRKGRVALEDKSKSPALDSCPQRRGVCTRVYTTTPKKPNSAMRKVARVRLTNGKEVNAYIPGEGHNLQEHSIVLVRGGRVKDLPGVRYHIVRGALDTAGVAGRNQRRSKYGTKRPKPGQAAAAPAKGKKK is encoded by the coding sequence ATGCCAACCATTCAACAATTAGTTAGGAAAGGTAGAGTAGCTCTGGAGGATAAGAGTAAATCCCCAGCGTTGGACAGCTGTCCACAGCGAAGAGGAGTATGTACCCGTGTATATACAACTACCCCTAAAAAACCAAACTCTGCAATGCGTAAAGTTGCCCGTGTACGTTTAACCAATGGTAAAGAGGTTAATGCTTACATCCCGGGTGAAGGCCATAACTTACAAGAGCACTCAATTGTGTTAGTAAGAGGTGGAAGAGTAAAAGATTTACCAGGTGTTCGTTATCACATCGTTCGTGGTGCTTTAGATACTGCAGGTGTTGCAGGTCGTAATCAGCGTCGTTCTAAATATGGTACTAAGAGACCAAAACCAGGACAAGCAGCAGCAGCTCCAGCAAAAGGTAAAAAGAAATAA